Genomic window (Pseudomonas hydrolytica):
TGTGCTGCATCTGCAAAGCAAGGGCATGCCGCCGATTCCGGCGATGCAGGAAGCGGCCCACGAGCTGATCACCGAGCAGTGCCAGCGCATTGCCGTACCCAAGCGCTTCACCATTCCCATCCGCGAAATCTGGGACATGCAGGAGCGCCTGCCGCGACGTAGCGGCAAGCGTGCCGACCTGCTGCTGGAAAACCCGCGCTTTCGCGCAGGTTATGACTTCCTGCTGCTGCGCGAGCGCGCTGGCGAAGACACCGAAGGCCTGGGCGACTGGTGGACCGACTATCAGGAAGCCAGCGACAGCCAGCGTCGGCAGATGATCCGCGATCTGGCCGGCAAACCGGAGGCGGCAGGCAGCGCACCGCGCAAACGCCGCCGCAGCGGCGGCAAACGCAAGCGCGGCGGTGAGAGCAGCGGCGAATGATGGAGCGGGTGTACGTCGGCCTCGGCAGCAATCTCGCCGAGCCGCTGCAGCAGTTGCGCAGCGCCCTCGCCGCGCTCGGTGAGCTGCCGCAAACGGCCCTGGTCGCTCACTCTTCCTTCTATGCCAGCGACCCGCTCGGCCCGCCGGACCAGCCACGCTACGTCAACGCCGTGGCGGCGCTGGATACCGAGCTGCAACCCTGGGAACTGCTCGACGCCCTGCAGCGCATCGAGCAGGAGCAGGGCCGCGTGCGCAAGGCCGAACGCTGGGGGCCGCGCACGCTGGATCTGGATATCCTGCTGTTCGGTGCCAGGCTGATCGACGACGAGCGCCTGTGCGTGCCGCACTACCATATGCACGCCCGCCCCTTCGTGCTCTACCCGCTGGCCGAGCTCGCAGCCGAGCTGCAGCTGCCGGATGGCCGCAGCCTCGCCACCCTCCTTGCCGCCTGCCCCTTTACCGGCCTGGAACGTCTGCCGGAATAGCGCGGCCCACGGTTGCAACACCGCCTCCACCGCGCCCCGTACCGATTCTCCTGCTACCCGACGCCAGCCCGCGCCGGCTCTAGCCCAGGCCGCTTCCGTCTACATTGGCGGTAACGCCAGTAACAGGGCGGTAACACCCGCAATTGACTTCACGCCCCCCCATCAGGACTATAGGCGTCCCGTCGCCCCGCGCCGGGCGCACCTTTATGCCAATCCAGGCCGGATTGCAGCCGGATAGAAGCGGTATACCGAGCCTGAGCGAGGACCCTTGAAATGCCTGACGTTACCCTGACCACACTGCAGAGCCTCAAGCAAGGCGGTGACAAGATCGCGATGCTGACCTGCTACGACGCCACCTTCGCCCGTGCGGCCTGCCAGGCTGGCGTCGATGTGCTGCTGGTCGGCGACTCCCTGGGCATGGTCCTGCAGGGTCACGACAGCACCCTGCCGGTCAGCGTCGAGGAAATGGCCTACCACACTGCCTGCGTGAAACGCGGCAATCAGGGCGCGCTGATCCTGACCGACCTGCCCTTCATGGCCTACGCCACGGCCGAACAAGCCATGAACAACAGCGCCCGGCTGATGCAGGCCGGCGCCCACATGGTCAAGCTGGAAGGCGCCGGCTGGCTGGCCGAACCGATCCGCCTGCTGGCCGAACGCGGTGTGCCGGTCTGCGCGCACCTTGGCCTCACCCCGCAGGCGGTGAACATCCTCGGCGGCTACAAGGTACAGGGCCGCCAGGAAGCCCAGGCGCGGCAGATGCGTGCCGATGCCATGGCCCTGGAACAGGCTGGCGCGGCCATGCTGCTGCTCGAATGCGTGCCCAGCGAGCTGGCGGCGGAAATCACCCAGGCGGTGAAGATTCCGGTGATCGGCATCGGCGCAGGCGCCGCTACCGATGGCCA
Coding sequences:
- the folK gene encoding 2-amino-4-hydroxy-6-hydroxymethyldihydropteridine diphosphokinase, with the translated sequence MMERVYVGLGSNLAEPLQQLRSALAALGELPQTALVAHSSFYASDPLGPPDQPRYVNAVAALDTELQPWELLDALQRIEQEQGRVRKAERWGPRTLDLDILLFGARLIDDERLCVPHYHMHARPFVLYPLAELAAELQLPDGRSLATLLAACPFTGLERLPE
- the panB gene encoding 3-methyl-2-oxobutanoate hydroxymethyltransferase, yielding MPDVTLTTLQSLKQGGDKIAMLTCYDATFARAACQAGVDVLLVGDSLGMVLQGHDSTLPVSVEEMAYHTACVKRGNQGALILTDLPFMAYATAEQAMNNSARLMQAGAHMVKLEGAGWLAEPIRLLAERGVPVCAHLGLTPQAVNILGGYKVQGRQEAQARQMRADAMALEQAGAAMLLLECVPSELAAEITQAVKIPVIGIGAGAATDGQVLVQHDMLGLSLSGRAPKFVRNFMEGQSSIHGALSAYVQAVKDGSFPAAEHGFSA